Proteins from a single region of Dyadobacter fanqingshengii:
- a CDS encoding carbonic anhydrase produces MVNPTTINFDKPMLNPFKNLVRAILFSFSIFWLFCCNSADKKTVNKPDSTAVGTPDSTLSISQEDSVKQTFEMVLDSIYQHTPKNVLQALMKGHRRFSKDSSFIYNSENKIPDSLARIKPVLVMTDIDLNQSVEKIFDLRRSMLMQLSSPACLVDPKQIAVMEYALNYSGTKVILVLSSSNSRIIGAAVDNVQTANFASIMSELSQATKSAPEFADRSSANKDFVNNIAQSQSRLTLEKILQSSPQIKMLADSGKVVLKSAFYDASKRSVTILDREAPLTPSAKK; encoded by the coding sequence ATGGTAAATCCTACCACGATCAATTTTGATAAGCCTATGCTAAACCCTTTTAAAAACCTTGTTCGCGCGATTCTTTTTTCATTTTCAATTTTCTGGCTTTTTTGTTGTAATTCTGCTGATAAAAAAACAGTAAATAAACCTGATAGTACTGCGGTAGGCACACCAGATAGCACTCTTAGCATCAGCCAGGAAGATTCGGTAAAGCAGACTTTCGAAATGGTCCTTGACTCCATCTATCAGCATACACCTAAAAATGTTCTTCAAGCCTTAATGAAGGGCCATCGCAGGTTTTCCAAGGACTCGTCATTTATTTATAATTCTGAAAATAAAATTCCTGACTCTCTGGCTAGAATAAAACCGGTTTTGGTGATGACAGACATTGATCTCAACCAGTCAGTTGAAAAGATCTTCGATCTGCGGCGCTCCATGTTGATGCAGCTATCAAGCCCTGCCTGCCTGGTTGATCCCAAACAGATTGCAGTGATGGAGTATGCGCTGAATTATAGCGGTACAAAGGTTATTCTGGTCCTTTCCAGCAGCAACAGCCGCATCATTGGTGCAGCGGTGGACAATGTGCAAACTGCCAATTTCGCAAGCATTATGAGCGAGCTGTCACAAGCCACAAAATCAGCGCCTGAATTCGCAGATCGCTCTTCTGCCAATAAAGATTTTGTAAATAACATCGCACAGAGCCAATCACGGCTCACACTGGAAAAGATACTTCAAAGCAGCCCGCAGATAAAAATGCTGGCAGACAGTGGCAAGGTCGTTTTAAAAAGTGCCTTTTACGATGCTAGCAAACGCTCGGTTACGATCCTGGACCGCGAAGCTCCTCTGACCCCATCCGCTAAAAAATAG
- a CDS encoding helix-turn-helix domain-containing protein: protein MNIFGFDLATMADQACLSVRQFENRFVRQIGITPKYFARICRFYQAYEMKEFNPDLDWLSIALHTGYSDYQHLVKDFKQFAGTAPNTLIEQSTQNPERRLNIATGFRGV from the coding sequence GTGAATATTTTTGGGTTTGACCTGGCAACGATGGCTGACCAGGCCTGTTTAAGTGTTCGTCAGTTTGAAAACAGGTTCGTCAGGCAGATCGGGATCACTCCGAAATATTTTGCACGGATTTGCCGCTTTTACCAGGCCTATGAAATGAAAGAATTCAACCCTGATCTGGATTGGCTCAGCATTGCCTTGCACACAGGATATTCCGACTACCAGCATTTGGTAAAAGATTTTAAGCAGTTTGCTGGAACTGCCCCTAATACGCTCATTGAACAGAGCACCCAAAACCCCGAACGCAGGCTGAACATTGCTACCGGGTTCAGGGGAGTGTAA
- a CDS encoding SusC/RagA family TonB-linked outer membrane protein, with the protein MNSTLRLSKLLCASACLISWAGLSVVPSQASAKSAGMEVSLNLKDPNFNDAAVAQPISGKVTDGTGAPLPGATVVVKGTTKGTTTDADGKFVIDADANSLLEVSFVGYAAKEVAVNGQSAIVVQLDQDLSQLNEVVVVGYGTQKRSDITGAISSINSESFNKGVVTNPGELLQGKLAGVSIAANSGEPGAAQDIIIRGIGSLRSGTQPLYVVDGFLLDNSSTGVPANPLNFINPNDIESIDVLKDASATAVYGSRASNGVVVITTKKGKGKPQINFAASTAVSSMANPMNVFSADDFRRQVVAVGGTLQDFGANTNWQDELTQRGVSNTLNLSMSGASTENFSYFASVGYQDQEGILKNSRLKRYSGKLNMNQKAFNGRLNIDYNLTASHTENLRPDITSTMSDMLSLNPTVAPYTDGQPTLLNTNALNPLARYNLFSDRAISNRILANISPSIEIIDGLTYKLNFGVDYSGTNRNQQYKPFPAVINESDIANGVLDNAISANTNQLVENTLTYNWNQDVHNVTLLAGHSFQKFLDETRITTYRGFANNNIEPIYQDHTSTTLFPTAVNADAIKNELQSFFGRVNYVYDNKYMFTGTFRADGSSKFGENNKYGYFPSFALGWNISNEDFMDKSFFNILKLRASWGRTGNQEIPSKITKASYLEQRLQTGAGSVSTYPIDTDATSLEGFPYGIIYTRLANPDLQWEVSTQVDLGLDFAFFNSRVNGTLDYFNKKSSNILLEVVPSDPVEPTSTYWNNIPNMIIQNNGVELTLNYSSDAKRDFSYSIGGNLTYIQNKVQNSPYSVLATGAAQGSGQSGATINGYINNESLGAFYMYQFDGINPDNGQNLFRDTNGDGQVLDNDRLVVGSAIPKIIYGYNLNLKYKTFDLGLNFNGVAGNKIFNHTTMTLFNRSQLAKSNNTTDFAVQYPDEALTNANIVSTRYLENGSFLRLNNATLSYNLPLAGSKLGDVFKRISLNLTGQNLFVITDYSGFDPEVNTGSASGGIQTFGIDRFTYPRARTFLLGLNVTF; encoded by the coding sequence ATGAATTCAACATTACGACTATCAAAACTCCTATGTGCTTCTGCATGTCTGATATCCTGGGCTGGATTAAGTGTTGTCCCGTCCCAAGCGTCTGCTAAAAGCGCTGGTATGGAAGTGTCCTTAAATTTAAAAGATCCCAATTTCAACGATGCGGCCGTTGCCCAGCCAATCTCCGGTAAGGTAACGGATGGAACGGGAGCACCATTACCGGGTGCAACGGTTGTTGTGAAAGGAACAACAAAAGGCACGACAACAGATGCTGATGGCAAATTCGTCATTGATGCCGATGCCAATTCCCTGCTTGAAGTTTCTTTTGTGGGATATGCTGCGAAGGAAGTTGCAGTGAATGGCCAATCAGCCATAGTGGTCCAATTAGACCAGGATCTTTCACAATTGAATGAAGTAGTTGTGGTTGGTTACGGAACCCAAAAAAGGTCAGACATTACAGGCGCCATTTCATCTATTAACAGTGAAAGTTTCAATAAGGGCGTTGTTACCAACCCGGGTGAACTTTTGCAGGGAAAACTGGCCGGCGTTTCCATTGCTGCAAATAGTGGTGAACCCGGGGCTGCGCAGGATATCATCATCAGGGGGATCGGCAGTTTGCGTTCCGGAACACAGCCGCTTTACGTGGTCGATGGATTTTTGCTGGATAACTCTTCTACGGGTGTCCCTGCCAACCCTCTTAACTTCATTAACCCCAACGATATTGAAAGTATCGATGTGCTGAAAGACGCCAGTGCGACTGCGGTTTACGGGTCAAGAGCATCCAATGGGGTTGTAGTAATTACCACTAAAAAGGGAAAGGGGAAACCGCAGATTAATTTTGCAGCCTCCACTGCTGTGTCGTCCATGGCCAATCCAATGAACGTTTTCAGCGCGGACGATTTTCGTAGACAAGTCGTGGCTGTGGGCGGGACTTTGCAAGATTTTGGTGCAAACACGAATTGGCAGGATGAATTGACACAGAGAGGTGTATCCAACACGCTCAATTTGTCCATGAGCGGAGCCAGCACTGAGAACTTTTCCTATTTCGCATCGGTAGGCTATCAGGATCAGGAAGGAATCTTAAAGAATAGCAGGCTGAAACGCTATTCAGGCAAGTTGAATATGAATCAAAAGGCATTCAACGGCAGGTTGAATATCGATTATAATCTTACGGCTTCCCATACAGAGAACCTGCGTCCGGATATCACATCGACTATGAGTGATATGCTTAGTTTAAACCCGACGGTTGCTCCATACACGGACGGTCAGCCTACCTTATTAAACACGAACGCTTTAAATCCTCTTGCCAGGTATAATCTATTCAGTGACAGGGCAATCAGTAACCGCATTTTGGCAAACATTTCACCCTCAATTGAAATAATTGACGGCCTTACTTATAAGTTGAACTTCGGAGTTGACTATTCCGGTACAAACAGAAACCAGCAGTATAAACCATTCCCGGCAGTTATTAACGAATCTGATATTGCTAATGGGGTATTGGATAATGCTATCAGTGCGAATACCAATCAACTTGTTGAAAATACGCTTACCTATAATTGGAATCAGGATGTTCATAATGTGACTCTATTGGCAGGACATTCTTTCCAGAAGTTTCTGGATGAAACCAGAATAACGACTTACCGCGGTTTTGCAAATAATAATATCGAGCCTATTTATCAGGACCATACCAGTACAACGCTGTTTCCTACTGCGGTAAATGCGGACGCCATTAAAAACGAATTGCAGTCCTTCTTCGGCAGAGTGAATTACGTATATGATAATAAGTACATGTTTACCGGTACATTTCGTGCCGATGGGTCTTCCAAATTTGGCGAGAATAATAAGTATGGTTATTTCCCTTCTTTTGCATTAGGATGGAACATTAGCAATGAAGATTTCATGGACAAATCGTTTTTCAACATCTTGAAGTTACGTGCAAGCTGGGGACGGACTGGTAACCAGGAAATTCCTTCCAAGATCACAAAAGCCAGTTATTTAGAGCAGCGACTACAAACAGGAGCCGGAAGTGTCAGCACATATCCTATTGATACAGACGCTACTTCACTGGAAGGTTTTCCATACGGGATTATTTATACACGATTGGCAAATCCTGACTTACAATGGGAAGTTTCGACCCAAGTTGATTTGGGACTCGATTTTGCCTTCTTCAATTCCCGGGTGAATGGTACATTGGATTATTTCAACAAAAAATCTTCCAACATTCTTTTAGAAGTTGTTCCTTCCGATCCTGTTGAGCCTACCTCAACCTACTGGAACAATATTCCGAATATGATCATCCAGAACAACGGCGTCGAATTGACACTGAATTACAGCAGCGACGCCAAACGCGACTTCTCTTACAGTATCGGCGGTAACTTGACCTACATTCAAAATAAAGTACAGAATTCCCCTTATTCCGTCTTGGCAACCGGGGCAGCCCAGGGTTCTGGCCAGTCTGGCGCGACCATTAATGGCTATATCAACAATGAGTCGTTAGGGGCATTTTATATGTATCAGTTCGATGGAATTAATCCTGATAATGGCCAGAATTTATTCAGGGACACCAATGGGGATGGCCAGGTATTGGACAATGACCGCCTGGTCGTGGGCAGTGCCATTCCTAAAATCATCTATGGATATAATTTAAACTTGAAGTACAAAACATTTGACCTGGGCTTGAATTTCAATGGTGTAGCAGGAAACAAAATTTTCAATCACACCACCATGACCCTGTTCAACAGGTCGCAATTGGCAAAGTCCAACAATACCACAGATTTTGCTGTTCAATACCCCGATGAGGCGTTGACAAATGCCAATATTGTGTCGACACGTTATTTGGAAAATGGCTCTTTCCTGAGGTTGAACAACGCCACACTTTCATACAACCTGCCCTTAGCCGGAAGCAAGTTGGGGGACGTTTTCAAACGCATCAGTCTAAACTTGACAGGTCAGAACCTGTTTGTCATTACAGATTATTCAGGGTTTGACCCGGAGGTCAATACAGGATCTGCTTCTGGTGGTATCCAGACCTTTGGCATCGACCGATTTACATATCCTAGGGCAAGAACATTCCTGCTCGGTCTTAATGTAACATTCTAA
- a CDS encoding RagB/SusD family nutrient uptake outer membrane protein — MKNIRFYKILPVVVLLLGFLGCTNLEEDILDESLTGTGQAELVSGSIAPVYGLLRQGVWLHTANFGLQEVASDEGILPYRGGTDWYDGGKFIAIHQHLMTPSNSLVGDTWTNITLTLSRAVIAAERLKLEAEKGNTGAQEAYNEMVAMKAYLNMMALDNWGIVFKKELSSERSEILRKQEAIDYIESELLSVVDLIKKDRDPGRLNQNAVRALLARLYLNAAVYRDPYGTPAFSKGDMDKVIQYTSSIIAEPYSLAPEYFDLFSDNNHVNPELIFALDQRGVLETEHQRWAYWPISGDQIPRPEFPNTRGTDAVAATPDFYQTWVDAYGNVDPADADARFFKKNTIIPEELKDLTGVTPLNDAEHYYCIDATKFEMDRGILRGIIWGPRKDGGGNILTCSDGKVRIYPVINRRTSGANLTYVNHTRNVDFTGPGSLHNTGYRFSKYQFSHTAPNCCSYSSVDLVLIRLGEIYLMRAEAKLRNGDNAGALADVNTLRTSRKARPDQTPDALKSISLDILFRESGFELYWEAFRRNYQIRFGKYEGSWTGKTDTDVNKRLFPIPQRAVDGASSEEGFLIQNQGY, encoded by the coding sequence ATGAAAAATATAAGATTTTACAAAATTCTACCGGTAGTTGTCCTTTTGCTGGGATTTCTTGGGTGTACCAATTTGGAGGAAGATATTCTTGACGAGTCTCTGACAGGAACCGGCCAGGCAGAACTTGTCAGTGGATCCATTGCACCGGTATACGGACTTCTCCGTCAAGGCGTATGGTTGCATACGGCCAATTTCGGATTGCAGGAAGTTGCTTCTGATGAAGGCATTCTTCCTTATCGCGGGGGAACGGACTGGTACGATGGGGGGAAATTTATTGCAATCCACCAGCATTTGATGACCCCAAGCAACAGCTTGGTAGGGGATACCTGGACAAACATTACGCTAACATTATCCAGAGCCGTAATCGCTGCGGAAAGATTGAAACTGGAAGCAGAAAAAGGCAATACAGGTGCCCAGGAAGCTTATAATGAAATGGTAGCCATGAAGGCGTACCTCAATATGATGGCCCTTGATAACTGGGGTATTGTTTTCAAAAAAGAGCTTTCCAGTGAAAGATCTGAGATTCTAAGGAAACAAGAGGCAATTGATTATATCGAAAGCGAGCTTCTATCGGTTGTTGACCTAATCAAAAAAGATAGGGACCCGGGTAGGTTGAACCAGAATGCCGTAAGGGCTTTGTTGGCGCGTTTGTACTTGAATGCTGCCGTTTACCGCGATCCTTATGGTACACCTGCTTTTAGTAAAGGCGATATGGATAAAGTAATCCAGTATACGAGCTCCATTATTGCTGAACCTTATTCATTAGCTCCCGAATATTTTGATTTGTTCAGTGATAATAACCACGTTAACCCTGAGCTAATATTTGCACTTGACCAGAGAGGCGTACTTGAAACCGAACATCAGCGGTGGGCTTACTGGCCCATTTCCGGCGACCAGATTCCAAGACCCGAATTTCCAAATACACGGGGAACGGATGCGGTAGCCGCTACTCCTGATTTTTATCAGACTTGGGTAGATGCTTACGGGAATGTAGATCCAGCCGATGCCGATGCGCGTTTCTTCAAAAAGAATACAATTATACCCGAAGAACTTAAAGATCTAACCGGGGTAACGCCATTGAATGATGCTGAACATTACTATTGTATAGATGCAACAAAGTTTGAAATGGACCGGGGAATACTCCGGGGTATCATATGGGGCCCGAGAAAAGATGGAGGCGGAAATATTTTGACTTGCAGCGATGGCAAAGTAAGGATTTATCCTGTGATCAACAGAAGAACCAGCGGTGCAAACCTAACTTACGTTAACCATACGCGCAATGTTGACTTTACCGGTCCGGGGAGTTTGCACAATACAGGTTACCGCTTTTCGAAGTATCAGTTTAGTCATACCGCCCCCAATTGCTGTTCTTACAGCAGTGTCGATCTTGTTTTGATTCGCCTTGGAGAGATTTACCTAATGCGTGCCGAGGCCAAATTAAGAAATGGTGACAATGCAGGAGCTTTGGCCGATGTCAATACTTTGAGAACTTCCAGAAAAGCCAGACCTGATCAGACTCCTGATGCCTTGAAAAGTATCAGCCTGGATATATTATTCCGTGAATCGGGTTTTGAACTTTACTGGGAAGCATTTAGAAGGAATTATCAAATCCGGTTTGGCAAATACGAGGGCAGTTGGACAGGCAAAACTGATACGGATGTTAACAAAAGATTGTTCCCGATTCCTCAGCGAGCAGTTGATGGCGCGTCAAGTGAAGAAGGGTTTTTAATACAAAACCAAGGATATTAA